Proteins encoded within one genomic window of Flavobacterium sp. NG2:
- a CDS encoding 3-oxoacyl-[acyl-carrier-protein] synthase III C-terminal domain-containing protein, with protein MKKVILSNFHPIQVGKLIDQAKLNQYTKFLYYHFQNLPQIEKAESEEITNEAVSFDFISDHVDKYTVSRENINSRQCIIFEGVEDFIDTIFDVSSPSEYRFPKGFEVIGGHSFGPKIEMRMGWFKEKMGFVFDHFYTKNTTKPENLIHVTCSGYSSPSVAQEAVIERKWDTVQVTHSYHMGCYGAFPAIRTAYSLICASAYNGRADVVHTELLSVHLNLTEFSPPNTMICSLFADGFIGYSLYEEEAFFNDDKIIEKKGLRILAFHEVIIPDSLEDMSWDLGEYNFLMTLSKRVPVFIRKNIKAFLTTLCEKGNVSLENQKEEMHFAIHPGGPKIIDYVVGELGLENEQAHWSYEVLRIHGNMSSATIPHILDKIIEDPNIESGKKIVAMAFGPGLTATGLLLEKL; from the coding sequence ATGAAAAAAGTGATACTTTCTAATTTTCATCCTATTCAAGTCGGGAAATTAATCGACCAGGCGAAGCTTAATCAGTATACTAAATTTCTATATTATCATTTTCAAAACTTACCCCAAATTGAAAAGGCGGAATCGGAGGAAATTACTAACGAAGCAGTTTCATTTGATTTTATTTCAGATCATGTAGATAAATATACAGTTTCCCGCGAAAATATTAATAGCAGACAATGCATCATATTCGAGGGAGTTGAGGATTTTATTGATACTATTTTTGATGTTAGTTCTCCATCTGAATATAGATTCCCAAAAGGTTTTGAGGTGATAGGTGGTCATTCTTTTGGTCCTAAAATTGAGATGCGGATGGGGTGGTTTAAGGAAAAAATGGGATTCGTTTTTGACCATTTTTACACCAAAAACACAACTAAACCTGAAAATTTAATTCATGTTACTTGTTCTGGATATTCCTCTCCTAGTGTGGCTCAAGAAGCTGTTATAGAAAGAAAATGGGATACAGTTCAAGTCACTCATTCCTATCATATGGGATGTTATGGAGCTTTTCCTGCTATTCGTACTGCTTATAGCTTAATTTGTGCGAGTGCTTATAATGGAAGAGCTGATGTGGTTCATACAGAATTATTATCAGTACACTTGAATTTGACAGAATTCTCACCTCCCAATACGATGATTTGCTCTCTTTTTGCAGATGGATTTATTGGCTATTCTCTTTATGAAGAAGAAGCTTTTTTTAATGACGATAAGATAATAGAGAAAAAAGGATTAAGAATTTTAGCGTTTCATGAGGTTATTATACCAGATTCATTAGAAGATATGTCTTGGGATTTGGGAGAATATAATTTTTTAATGACACTTTCTAAACGTGTTCCTGTTTTTATCCGTAAAAATATTAAAGCATTTTTAACCACTCTTTGTGAGAAGGGAAATGTAAGTCTTGAAAATCAAAAAGAAGAAATGCATTTTGCCATTCATCCTGGTGGTCCTAAAATTATTGATTATGTAGTTGGAGAGTTAGGACTGGAAAATGAACAAGCGCATTGGTCTTACGAGGTGTTGAGGATTCATGGGAATATGTCATCAGCCACTATACCTCATATTTTAGATAAAATTATAGAGGATCCTAATATCGAATCGGGTAAAAAAATAGTAGCAATGGCGTTTGGACCTGGACTTACTGCAACAGGCTTATTGCTAGAGAAATTATGA
- the mazG gene encoding nucleoside triphosphate pyrophosphohydrolase yields MNTRETQLKAFDRLLTIMDELREQCPWDKKQTMQSLRHLTIEETYELGDAILDNDLNEVKKELGDLLLHIVFYAKIGSETKDFDMADVCNDICEKLIHRHPHIYSDTVVKDEEEVKQNWEKLKLKEGKKSVLEGVPRSLPALVKASRIQDKVKGVGFDWEEPQQVWEKVQEELAELQVEVASGNQDKMEAEFGDVLFSMINYARFLNINPEDALERTNKKFIKRFQYLESKAGELGKPLMDMTLAEMDVFWEEAKRL; encoded by the coding sequence ATGAACACACGAGAAACCCAATTAAAAGCTTTTGATCGATTATTGACCATTATGGATGAATTGCGTGAGCAATGTCCTTGGGACAAAAAGCAAACTATGCAAAGCCTTCGGCATCTCACCATTGAAGAAACTTATGAACTAGGTGATGCTATCTTGGATAATGATTTGAATGAAGTCAAAAAAGAATTAGGTGACTTACTATTACATATTGTTTTCTATGCTAAAATAGGAAGTGAGACCAAGGATTTTGATATGGCTGATGTATGTAATGATATTTGTGAAAAGCTGATTCATCGTCATCCTCATATTTATAGTGATACAGTAGTGAAAGACGAAGAGGAAGTCAAACAGAATTGGGAAAAACTAAAACTCAAAGAAGGGAAAAAATCCGTTTTGGAAGGTGTACCAAGGAGTTTACCGGCCTTAGTAAAAGCGAGCCGAATTCAAGATAAAGTAAAAGGAGTAGGTTTTGATTGGGAGGAGCCACAACAGGTTTGGGAAAAAGTGCAAGAAGAGTTGGCTGAATTGCAAGTCGAAGTAGCTTCAGGTAATCAAGATAAAATGGAAGCCGAATTTGGTGACGTTTTGTTTTCCATGATCAATTACGCCCGCTTTTTGAATATCAACCCTGAGGATGCCTTAGAACGAACCAATAAAAAATTCATTAAGCGTTTTCAATACCTAGAAAGCAAAGCTGGCGAATTAGGGAAGCCACTAATGGATATGACTTTGGCTGAAATGGATGTTTTCTGGGAAGAAGCTAAGAGACTTTAA
- a CDS encoding alpha/beta hydrolase, which produces MINYIIYENKTSDEWVTFVHGAGGSSSIWFKQIRDFKKDYNLLLLDLRGHGDSKKGNEYATEKQYTFSAIANDILEVLDFLKIEKSHFVGISLGTILIRQLAEMHPQRVQCMILGGAILKLNLRSQILMKLGNMFKYVLPYLILYRFFAFVIMPKKNHKQARLIFINEAKKLYQKEFIKWFKLTATINPLLRRFRQEELDIPALYVMGEEDYMFLPYVIQQVKLHARTANLVVIAHSGHVVNVEKSTMFNEVVLSFLSHKKNADIQRTSASIN; this is translated from the coding sequence TTGATAAACTATATTATTTACGAAAACAAGACCTCAGATGAATGGGTGACTTTTGTTCATGGTGCTGGAGGAAGTTCGTCTATTTGGTTCAAACAAATTAGAGATTTTAAAAAAGATTACAATCTATTGCTATTGGATCTTCGTGGTCATGGAGATTCAAAAAAGGGAAATGAATATGCTACGGAAAAACAATATACGTTTTCAGCCATAGCGAATGATATTCTGGAAGTATTGGACTTTCTTAAAATCGAAAAATCTCATTTTGTAGGGATTTCATTGGGTACTATATTGATTAGGCAACTAGCAGAAATGCACCCTCAACGTGTTCAGTGTATGATTTTGGGAGGTGCTATTTTAAAATTGAATCTGCGCTCTCAAATTTTAATGAAATTAGGGAATATGTTTAAATATGTTTTGCCATACTTAATACTTTACCGCTTTTTTGCTTTTGTGATTATGCCCAAAAAAAATCACAAACAAGCGCGTCTCATTTTTATAAATGAAGCTAAAAAATTATACCAAAAAGAATTTATAAAATGGTTCAAACTGACAGCAACGATTAATCCGCTGTTAAGAAGATTTCGACAAGAGGAACTAGATATTCCAGCCTTGTATGTGATGGGGGAAGAAGATTATATGTTTCTGCCTTATGTTATTCAGCAAGTAAAATTACATGCTAGAACGGCTAATCTAGTAGTAATAGCACACTCAGGTCATGTTGTAAATGTAGAGAAATCAACTATGTTTAATGAAGTGGTTCTCTCTTTTTTGAGTCATAAAAAAAATGCCGACATCCAGAGGACGTCGGCATCTATTAACTAA
- the def gene encoding peptide deformylase translates to MILPIIGYGDPVLRKVGAAITPEYPNLKETIANMYETMYNASGVGLAAPQVGLALRLFVVDTTPFSDDEDLDAAEQNKMKGFKRTFINAKMIKEDGEEWVFNEGCLSIPDVREDVYRNERITIEYCEEDFVVKTEVFDGLIARVIQHEYDHIEGILFTDKISSLKKRLIQKKLKNILEGKTFQDYRMKFFGKKGR, encoded by the coding sequence ATGATTTTACCAATTATAGGTTACGGTGATCCAGTATTGAGAAAAGTAGGAGCAGCAATTACACCTGAATATCCTAATTTGAAGGAAACAATTGCGAATATGTACGAAACAATGTATAATGCATCTGGAGTAGGACTAGCAGCGCCACAGGTTGGATTGGCATTGCGATTGTTTGTAGTTGATACAACACCATTTAGTGATGATGAAGATCTTGATGCAGCTGAACAAAATAAAATGAAAGGCTTCAAAAGAACTTTTATCAATGCTAAAATGATCAAGGAAGATGGAGAAGAATGGGTTTTTAATGAAGGTTGTTTGAGTATTCCAGATGTTCGTGAAGATGTTTATCGCAATGAAAGAATCACTATTGAATATTGTGAAGAAGATTTTGTGGTAAAAACAGAAGTTTTTGACGGTTTGATTGCGAGAGTAATCCAACATGAATACGATCATATTGAAGGAATTTTGTTTACGGATAAAATATCATCTTTAAAAAAGCGTTTGATTCAGAAAAAACTAAAAAATATCTTAGAAGGAAAAACGTTCCAAGATTACAGAATGAAGTTTTTTGGTAAAAAAGGAAGGTAG
- a CDS encoding sulfatase-like hydrolase/transferase translates to MKYLLPLIITSLLLAQSVTSCSSSQNDSGTTPITVSPTTTPNIIFILIDDMGWDVFGNYPGITGTKATTPNIDALAKDGISFINFWTNPVCTPTRASILTGKYSFRTGLGGVQIPPTATLQSTETIIQKYINDKTANKYATALVGKWHVSANNNLTAPESFGINYFSGILTGAVQDYYNWTQTTNGTQQTVTTYATTQLVDSSVNWIKQQSKPFFLWLAFNAPHTPFHRPPLNLISNQSLSDNTATINANRYTYYLAAIEAMDKEIGRLISSLTPTQKENTVFVIMGDNGTPGQVAQAPYTANGTKSTLFQGGINTPLIISGKNVTRKNVVETALVQAQDLFPTFAEIAGAGNGNYMDGISISPLFSNANASKRTYVYTEQFGQSSPSTDGYTIRNTNYKLIHLENGTEYLFKLSTDPFEQNNLISNTSNTEAQQNLTQLRLLKTNL, encoded by the coding sequence ATGAAATATTTACTTCCTCTTATAATTACTTCTTTGCTTTTAGCACAATCCGTGACCTCTTGTTCTAGTAGCCAAAACGATTCTGGCACAACACCTATTACAGTCTCACCTACAACTACCCCTAATATTATTTTTATTTTGATTGATGATATGGGTTGGGATGTTTTTGGAAATTACCCTGGAATTACAGGAACAAAAGCAACCACACCAAATATTGATGCTTTGGCTAAGGATGGAATTAGCTTTATTAATTTCTGGACTAATCCAGTATGCACACCTACAAGAGCGTCAATACTAACAGGAAAATATAGCTTTAGAACAGGACTTGGAGGCGTACAAATACCTCCTACCGCTACTTTACAATCGACTGAAACAATTATCCAAAAATATATTAATGATAAAACAGCTAATAAATATGCAACTGCTTTGGTGGGAAAATGGCATGTAAGCGCCAACAATAATTTGACCGCCCCTGAAAGCTTTGGAATCAATTATTTCTCTGGAATTTTAACTGGAGCTGTCCAAGATTATTATAATTGGACTCAAACAACAAATGGAACACAACAAACTGTAACAACTTATGCCACTACGCAATTAGTAGACAGTTCTGTGAATTGGATAAAACAACAAAGCAAACCTTTCTTTTTATGGTTAGCTTTTAATGCGCCCCATACTCCTTTTCATAGACCACCTTTGAATCTAATTTCGAATCAATCATTATCTGATAATACGGCTACTATAAATGCCAACCGCTACACCTATTATTTAGCTGCTATTGAGGCAATGGATAAAGAAATTGGTCGCTTAATCTCATCCCTTACTCCAACACAAAAAGAAAACACCGTTTTTGTCATTATGGGAGACAATGGTACACCTGGACAAGTTGCCCAAGCTCCTTACACTGCTAATGGTACAAAAAGTACTCTTTTTCAAGGCGGAATTAACACACCTTTGATTATTAGCGGTAAAAACGTAACGCGAAAAAATGTAGTTGAAACTGCCTTAGTACAAGCACAGGATTTATTTCCCACTTTTGCTGAAATTGCAGGAGCTGGAAACGGAAATTATATGGATGGAATTAGCATTTCTCCACTTTTCTCCAATGCGAATGCTTCAAAAAGAACCTATGTTTATACGGAGCAATTTGGCCAATCCTCCCCTTCTACTGATGGCTATACCATCAGAAATACTAATTACAAACTCATTCACTTAGAAAACGGAACGGAATATTTATTCAAACTTAGCACTGATCCTTTTGAGCAAAACAATCTAATATCAAACACCTCAAATACTGAAGCTCAACAAAATCTCACACAGCTTAGGCTCTTGAAAACGAACTTATAA
- a CDS encoding DUF5606 domain-containing protein, which yields MNLEKILSISGKPGLYVLRVQTRSGFVAESLSDGKKITVSLKSNVSLLSEISIYTYDGETPLTEIMTLIAAKHENGPAISHKEDNATLLAYFKEILPTYDEDRVYASDVKKILNWYNTLQAKGLVVAEAPKAEETAEAAVEADVPVAEAPKKTKKVKE from the coding sequence ATGAATTTAGAAAAAATATTATCTATTTCTGGGAAACCAGGTTTATATGTATTAAGAGTACAAACTCGTAGTGGTTTTGTAGCAGAGTCATTATCAGATGGAAAAAAAATAACAGTAAGCTTAAAAAGTAATGTGAGTTTGTTGTCAGAGATTTCTATTTACACTTATGATGGAGAAACACCATTAACTGAAATTATGACTCTAATTGCAGCAAAACATGAAAACGGACCTGCTATTTCTCATAAAGAAGATAATGCTACTTTGTTAGCTTATTTTAAAGAAATTTTGCCTACTTATGATGAAGATAGAGTATATGCTTCAGATGTAAAGAAAATTTTAAACTGGTACAATACGTTACAAGCAAAAGGATTGGTAGTTGCTGAAGCTCCTAAAGCAGAAGAAACAGCTGAGGCAGCTGTTGAAGCTGATGTGCCAGTGGCTGAAGCTCCAAAGAAAACTAAAAAAGTAAAAGAGTAA
- a CDS encoding DUF4197 domain-containing protein produces the protein MKKIFTIIIAFTFFSCAEMNQVIAQLPQSQGVNSIDIASGLKEALNNGITKQVSKLTATDGFYKNAAVKILLPAELQKVDSGLRKVGLSSLADEGIKALNRAAEDAVKEASPIFVSAVKNMSFNDARGILMGSENSATSYLQNTTSTALYAKFNPVVKNSFSKVGADKVWSNIITKYNSLPLVSKVNPDLNDYVTNQAMSGVFKMIAVEEKDIRTNLSARTSTLLQKVFAMQDKK, from the coding sequence ATGAAAAAAATTTTTACCATAATAATCGCATTTACCTTTTTTAGCTGTGCAGAAATGAATCAAGTAATTGCTCAATTACCACAATCACAAGGCGTAAACTCAATTGATATAGCAAGTGGTCTTAAAGAGGCCTTAAACAACGGAATCACAAAACAAGTAAGTAAATTGACTGCTACGGATGGATTTTATAAAAATGCCGCTGTTAAAATCTTACTTCCAGCTGAATTACAGAAAGTAGATTCGGGTTTACGTAAAGTTGGTCTTAGTTCTCTTGCTGACGAAGGAATTAAAGCTCTTAACCGTGCTGCTGAGGACGCCGTTAAAGAAGCGAGTCCTATTTTTGTGAGTGCTGTAAAAAACATGTCCTTCAATGATGCACGAGGTATCTTGATGGGGAGTGAAAACTCAGCTACTTCCTATTTACAAAACACTACTTCAACTGCATTGTACGCTAAGTTTAACCCTGTTGTTAAAAATTCGTTTAGTAAAGTAGGTGCCGATAAAGTATGGTCAAATATTATCACTAAATATAACAGCTTACCTCTGGTTAGTAAAGTAAATCCTGATTTGAATGATTATGTAACCAATCAAGCAATGAGTGGTGTATTCAAGATGATAGCCGTAGAAGAAAAAGATATTAGAACCAATTTAAGCGCAAGAACCTCTACACTATTACAAAAGGTATTTGCTATGCAGGATAAAAAATAA
- the purU gene encoding formyltetrahydrofolate deformylase, whose protein sequence is MQHFTLLIHCKDQKGIIAAVTNFILKVEGNITYLDQHVDTIQNVFFMRLECELTNPAYDLISVKEDFKTTIATEFNMSWEFYNKDRKPKMGLFVSKYTHCLYDILGRYSSGELHVEIPLIISNHEDLRPIAEQFNIPFYHVPFTKDIKEEGEKRQIELLKEYNIDFIVLARYMQIITPRLIALYENKIINIHHSFLPAFPGAKPYHSAFKRGVKIIGATSHYVTEELDEGPIIDQDISRVSHINSVEDFIMKGKDLERIVLARAIKLHSERKMMIYCNKTVVFY, encoded by the coding sequence ATGCAACATTTCACCCTACTTATTCACTGTAAAGACCAAAAAGGTATTATTGCTGCAGTGACTAATTTTATCCTAAAAGTAGAAGGAAATATTACTTACCTAGATCAACATGTAGATACCATACAAAATGTATTCTTTATGAGACTAGAGTGTGAACTTACCAATCCTGCTTACGATTTAATTTCTGTAAAAGAAGATTTCAAAACTACCATTGCAACCGAATTTAATATGTCATGGGAGTTTTACAATAAAGACAGAAAACCTAAAATGGGATTATTTGTTTCCAAATACACCCATTGTCTCTATGATATCCTAGGTCGTTATAGCTCTGGCGAATTGCATGTAGAAATACCTTTAATCATCAGTAATCACGAAGATTTAAGACCAATTGCAGAGCAATTCAATATTCCGTTTTATCATGTCCCTTTTACCAAAGACATTAAAGAAGAGGGTGAAAAAAGACAAATCGAATTACTTAAAGAATATAATATTGATTTTATTGTTCTTGCTCGTTATATGCAAATCATCACACCTCGCTTGATTGCATTATACGAAAACAAAATCATCAACATTCATCATTCCTTTTTACCTGCATTTCCAGGGGCAAAACCATATCATTCCGCTTTTAAGAGAGGTGTAAAAATTATAGGCGCCACTAGTCATTATGTAACTGAAGAACTTGATGAAGGTCCAATTATTGACCAAGACATCAGCCGCGTATCGCATATTAATTCTGTAGAGGATTTTATCATGAAAGGAAAAGATTTAGAACGAATCGTCCTAGCAAGAGCCATTAAACTACATTCTGAAAGAAAAATGATGATCTACTGTAACAAAACAGTTGTTTTTTACTAA